One Brassica napus cultivar Da-Ae chromosome A1, Da-Ae, whole genome shotgun sequence genomic region harbors:
- the BNAA01G11260D gene encoding uncharacterized protein BNAA01G11260D produces the protein MLAFSKMARLPGLLQTRATVFLIRNYHKQPIEVVWKKPEHGWTKLNFDGSRKHGQASIGGIFRNHKGEFILGYSEPIGAATSTVAEFAALKRGLELVLENGWTDLWLEGDAKIIMDIISKRGRLRCQEAKKHVNYINVVMPGLSNCVLSHVYREGNRAADKLAKLGHQFQDPKVWRLHPPDIVLPIMHEDARGKIVLRTK, from the coding sequence ATGCTAGCTTTCTCAAAGATGGCTAGGTTACCAGGGTTGCTTCAAACTCGAGCTACCGTATTCTTAATCAGAAACTACCATAAACAACCTATagaagttgtctggaagaaaccAGAACACGGATGGACAAAGCTAAACTTTGATGGGTCAAGAAAACATGGACAAGCCAGCATCGGAGGAATATTCAGGAACCACAAAGGCGAATTCATTCTCGGATACTCAGAACCCATAGGAGCAGCCACAAGCACCGTGGCAGAATTTGCAGCACTCAAAAGAGGGCTAGAGCTGGTTCTAGAAAACGGATGGACTGATCTATGGCTAGAAGGAGACGCCAAGATCATTATGGATATCATCTCCAAGAGAGGGAGATTGAGATGTCAAGAAGCAAAAAAACATGTGAACTACATCAACGTGGTTATGCCTGGTCTTAGCAACTGCGTTTTGAGCCATGTTTACAGAGAAGGGAATCGAGCCGCTGATAAATTGGCTAAGTTAGGACATCAGTTTCAGGATCCTAAAGTCTGGAGGCTTCATCCCCCAGACATAGTCCTACCGATTATGCATGAAGATGCACGAGGTAAGATTGTTCTTAGAACAAAATGA
- the LOC106440197 gene encoding cysteine-rich receptor-like protein kinase 29 isoform X2, with amino-acid sequence MEHVRVIFFCFLTFLPFQALAQVDTYEFDPDFNCVDRGNFTANSSFAGNLNRLVSSLSSLTSKPYGFYNLSSGDSSGEKAYAIGLCRREVKRDDCLRCIQTAARNLTEQCPRSKQAVVWYTQCMFRYSNRTIYGRKETDPTLSYRAGEKISSNIDEFERLQRELLNRLKGIAAAGGGNRKYAQGNSSGSPGYRRFYGSAQCTPDLSEEDCNDCLIYGFESIPSCCDSEIGLRWLCPSCNFRFETWRFYEFEADLEADPPGSAGSPTPAARTEEKTGKSKGGSKVVFAIVIPIVLVALFAICLCLGLKWKKNKSRDRVKVLGSSHLSGSVAEDEFSNTDSLLVDFENLKAATNNFSPENELGRGGFGSVYKGVFSHGQEIAVKRLSGTSGQGDLEFKNEILLLAKLQHRNLVRLLGFCIHGQERLLVYEFIKNASLDHFIFDLEKRQVLDWGVRYKMIGGVARGLLYLHEDSRYRIIHRDLKASNILLDQEMNPKIADFGLAKLFDQGQTMTHRFTNRIAGTYGYMAPEYAMHGQFSVKTDVFSFGVLVIEIITGKRNNNGRGSDDDDAEDLLSWVWRSWREDVILSVIDPSLTTGSRNDILRCIHIGLLCVQESAASRPTMASVALMLNSNSFTLPTPSRPAFVLESVIPSNVSSSTEGLQMSSNDVTVSELSPR; translated from the exons ATGGAACATGTTAGAGTTATCTTCTTTTGTTTCCTAACGTTTCTTCCATTTCAGGCCTTAGCTCAGGTAGATACTTATGAGTTTGATCCAGACTTCAACTGTGTAGACCGAGGAAACTTCACAGCCAACAGCTCCTTCGCTGGAAACCTCAACCGCCTTGTCTCCTCACTCTCTTCACTAACATCAAAACCTTATGGCTTCTACAACCTCTCCTCCGGAGActcatctggagaaaaggcttaCGCCATTGGTCTTTGCAGAAGAGAAGTCAAAAGAGATGATTGTCTCAGATGTATTCAGACAGCTGCAAGAAACCTCACCGAGCAGTGTCCACGGTCAAAACAAGCTGTCGTGTGGTACACGCAGTGTATGTTTCGTTACTCTAACAGAACAATCTACGGAAGAAAAGAAACAGATCCAACGCTGTCTTATCGTGCCGGCGAAAAGATATCTTCAAACATAGATGAGTTTGAGCGTCTGCAGAGAGAGCTGCTGAACAGGCTCAAAGGGATTGCGGCGGCTGGTGGGGGGAATAGGAAGTACGCTCAAGGGAACAGTTCGGGTTCGCCAGGGTACAGGAGATTCTATGGAAGTGCGCAGTGCACGCCGGATTTGTCTGAAGAGGATTGTAATGACTGTTTGATTTATGGGTTTGAGAGTATCCCAAGCTGTTGTGATAGTGAGATTGGTCTTAGGTGGTTGTGTCCTAGCTGTAACTTCCGGTTTGAGACGTGGAGATTCTATGAGTTTGAGGCAGACCTAGAGGCTGATCCACCTGGGAGTGCTGGTTCACCAACACCAGCTGCAAGAACTGAGGAGAAAACAG GAAAGAGCAAAGGTGGATCTAAAGTTGTTTTTGCGATAGTCATTCCAATAGTTCTTGTTGCTTTATTTGCTATTTGTCTATGCTTGGGTTTGAAGTGGAAGAAGAACAAGTCTAGAGATAGAGTCAAAG TTCTTGGGAGTTCTCATTTGTCCGGATCAGTCGCTGAAGATGAGTTCTCAAACACAGATTCTCTATTAGTTGACTTTGAAAATCTAAAGGCTGCAACAAACAACTTTTCACCTGAAAATGAACTTGGACGTGGTGGGTTTGGTTCAGTTTATAAG GGTGTGTTCTCTCATGGACAAGAAATCGCGGTGAAAAGATTATCAGGTACTTCAGGACAAGGAGACCTCGAATTCAAGAACGAAATCTTACTACTTGCAAAGCTTCAACATAGGAACTTAGTTAGGCTTTTAGGTTTCTGCATACATGGACAAGAAAGACTCCTTGTCTATGAGTTCATCAAGAACGCTAGTCTTGACCATTTCATCTTTG ATCTTGAGAAGCGTCAAGTTTTAGATTGGGGAGTGCGTTACAAAATGATAGGTGGAGTTGCTAGAGGACTTCTTTATCTCCATGAAGACTCACGTTACCGGATCATTCATCGTGATCTTAAGGCTAGCAACATTCTTTTGGACCAAGAAATGAATCCGAAAATCGCGGATTTTGGATTAGCTAAGCTCTTTGACCAAGGACAAACCATGACACATCGATTCACAAACAGAATCGCTGGAACTTA TGGTTACATGGCTCCAGAATATGCTATGCATGGACAATTCTCAGTGAAAACAGACGTTTTCAGCTTTGGTGTATTAGTCATTGAGATCATTACAGGTAAGAGAAACAACAATGGTCGAggaagtgatgatgatgatgcagaAGATCTTCTTAGTTGG GTATGGAGAAGCTGGAGAGAAGACGTTATACTAAGCGTGATTGATCCAAGTTTAACCACGGGATCAAGAAACGATATCTTGAGATGCATACACATTGGTCTCTTATGTGTTCAAGAGAGTGCAGCGAGTAGACCAACGATGGCTTCGGTTGCACTTATGCTCAATAGCAACTCCTTTACTCTCCCGACACCTTCGCGTCCTGCTTTTGTGTTGGAAAGTGTGATACCTTCGAATGTTTCTTCTTCGACTGAAGGGTTACAAATGTCATCGAATGATGTCACTGTTTCTGAGTTATCTCCTCGTTAG
- the LOC106440197 gene encoding cysteine-rich receptor-like protein kinase 29 isoform X1: protein MEHVRVIFFCFLTFLPFQALAQVDTYEFDPDFNCVDRGNFTANSSFAGNLNRLVSSLSSLTSKPYGFYNLSSGDSSGEKAYAIGLCRREVKRDDCLRCIQTAARNLTEQCPRSKQAVVWYTQCMFRYSNRTIYGRKETDPTLSYRAGEKISSNIDEFERLQRELLNRLKGIAAAGGGNRKYAQGNSSGSPGYRRFYGSAQCTPDLSEEDCNDCLIYGFESIPSCCDSEIGLRWLCPSCNFRFETWRFYEFEADLEADPPGSAGSPTPAARTEEKTGKSKGGSKVVFAIVIPIVLVALFAICLCLGLKWKKNKSRDRVKVLGSSHLSGSVAEDEFSNTDSLLVDFENLKAATNNFSPENELGRGGFGSVYKGVFSHGQEIAVKRLSGTSGQGDLEFKNEILLLAKLQHRNLVRLLGFCIHGQERLLVYEFIKNASLDHFIFGIYYLLLMPPNDPYLYSFSLCIDLCAVADLEKRQVLDWGVRYKMIGGVARGLLYLHEDSRYRIIHRDLKASNILLDQEMNPKIADFGLAKLFDQGQTMTHRFTNRIAGTYGYMAPEYAMHGQFSVKTDVFSFGVLVIEIITGKRNNNGRGSDDDDAEDLLSWVWRSWREDVILSVIDPSLTTGSRNDILRCIHIGLLCVQESAASRPTMASVALMLNSNSFTLPTPSRPAFVLESVIPSNVSSSTEGLQMSSNDVTVSELSPR, encoded by the exons ATGGAACATGTTAGAGTTATCTTCTTTTGTTTCCTAACGTTTCTTCCATTTCAGGCCTTAGCTCAGGTAGATACTTATGAGTTTGATCCAGACTTCAACTGTGTAGACCGAGGAAACTTCACAGCCAACAGCTCCTTCGCTGGAAACCTCAACCGCCTTGTCTCCTCACTCTCTTCACTAACATCAAAACCTTATGGCTTCTACAACCTCTCCTCCGGAGActcatctggagaaaaggcttaCGCCATTGGTCTTTGCAGAAGAGAAGTCAAAAGAGATGATTGTCTCAGATGTATTCAGACAGCTGCAAGAAACCTCACCGAGCAGTGTCCACGGTCAAAACAAGCTGTCGTGTGGTACACGCAGTGTATGTTTCGTTACTCTAACAGAACAATCTACGGAAGAAAAGAAACAGATCCAACGCTGTCTTATCGTGCCGGCGAAAAGATATCTTCAAACATAGATGAGTTTGAGCGTCTGCAGAGAGAGCTGCTGAACAGGCTCAAAGGGATTGCGGCGGCTGGTGGGGGGAATAGGAAGTACGCTCAAGGGAACAGTTCGGGTTCGCCAGGGTACAGGAGATTCTATGGAAGTGCGCAGTGCACGCCGGATTTGTCTGAAGAGGATTGTAATGACTGTTTGATTTATGGGTTTGAGAGTATCCCAAGCTGTTGTGATAGTGAGATTGGTCTTAGGTGGTTGTGTCCTAGCTGTAACTTCCGGTTTGAGACGTGGAGATTCTATGAGTTTGAGGCAGACCTAGAGGCTGATCCACCTGGGAGTGCTGGTTCACCAACACCAGCTGCAAGAACTGAGGAGAAAACAG GAAAGAGCAAAGGTGGATCTAAAGTTGTTTTTGCGATAGTCATTCCAATAGTTCTTGTTGCTTTATTTGCTATTTGTCTATGCTTGGGTTTGAAGTGGAAGAAGAACAAGTCTAGAGATAGAGTCAAAG TTCTTGGGAGTTCTCATTTGTCCGGATCAGTCGCTGAAGATGAGTTCTCAAACACAGATTCTCTATTAGTTGACTTTGAAAATCTAAAGGCTGCAACAAACAACTTTTCACCTGAAAATGAACTTGGACGTGGTGGGTTTGGTTCAGTTTATAAG GGTGTGTTCTCTCATGGACAAGAAATCGCGGTGAAAAGATTATCAGGTACTTCAGGACAAGGAGACCTCGAATTCAAGAACGAAATCTTACTACTTGCAAAGCTTCAACATAGGAACTTAGTTAGGCTTTTAGGTTTCTGCATACATGGACAAGAAAGACTCCTTGTCTATGAGTTCATCAAGAACGCTAGTCTTGACCATTTCATCTTTGGTATATATTATCTCCTCCTTATGCCTCCAAATGATCCTTACCTTTATAGTTTTTCGCTCTGTATTGATCTTTGTGCCGTTGCAGATCTTGAGAAGCGTCAAGTTTTAGATTGGGGAGTGCGTTACAAAATGATAGGTGGAGTTGCTAGAGGACTTCTTTATCTCCATGAAGACTCACGTTACCGGATCATTCATCGTGATCTTAAGGCTAGCAACATTCTTTTGGACCAAGAAATGAATCCGAAAATCGCGGATTTTGGATTAGCTAAGCTCTTTGACCAAGGACAAACCATGACACATCGATTCACAAACAGAATCGCTGGAACTTA TGGTTACATGGCTCCAGAATATGCTATGCATGGACAATTCTCAGTGAAAACAGACGTTTTCAGCTTTGGTGTATTAGTCATTGAGATCATTACAGGTAAGAGAAACAACAATGGTCGAggaagtgatgatgatgatgcagaAGATCTTCTTAGTTGG GTATGGAGAAGCTGGAGAGAAGACGTTATACTAAGCGTGATTGATCCAAGTTTAACCACGGGATCAAGAAACGATATCTTGAGATGCATACACATTGGTCTCTTATGTGTTCAAGAGAGTGCAGCGAGTAGACCAACGATGGCTTCGGTTGCACTTATGCTCAATAGCAACTCCTTTACTCTCCCGACACCTTCGCGTCCTGCTTTTGTGTTGGAAAGTGTGATACCTTCGAATGTTTCTTCTTCGACTGAAGGGTTACAAATGTCATCGAATGATGTCACTGTTTCTGAGTTATCTCCTCGTTAG
- the LOC106440189 gene encoding G-type lectin S-receptor-like serine/threonine-protein kinase B120, with protein MKIIFRKTLVSFPLFIFLFLYESSTAQDTIRRGEFLRDGSTHKPLVSPQKTFELGFFTPGSSTGRYLGIWYGNIEDKAVVWVANRENPISDQSGVLTISNDGNLVLLNGQNITVWSSNITSTNNDNNRVGSIRDTGNFELIEVTSERVIWESFNHPTDTFLPNMRVRVNPQTGDNLAFVSWRSENDPSPGNFSLGVDPSGAPEIVLWGRNNTRRWRSGQWNSAIFTGIPNMALLTNYLYGFKLSSPPDETGSVYFTYVPSDPSVLLRFKVLHNGTEEELRWNETSKRWTKFQAAPESECDKYNRCGSFGICNMKGDNGICSCVDGYEPVSVGNWSRGCRRRTPLKCERRNVSNVGEDEFLTLKSVKLPDFETPEHSLADPEECKDRCLNNCSCTAFTFVNGIGCMIWNQDLVDLQQFEAGGSSLHVRLADSEIGESKKTKIVVIVAVLAGVVLLGIFALLLWRFKRKKDVSGTYCGHDADTSVVVDMTKTKDTTAAFTGSVDIMIEGKAVNTSELPVFCLNVIVKATNDFSRENELGRGGFGPVYKGVLEDGQEIAVKRLSGKSGQGVDEFKNEIILIAKLQHRNLVRLLGCCFEGEEKMLVYEYMPNKSLDFFIFDETKQGLVDGKLRFAIIEGIARGLLYLHRDSRLRIIHRDLKVSNVLLDGEMIPKISDFGMARIFGGNQNEANTVRVVGTYGYMSPEYAMEGLFSVKSDVYSFGVLLLEIISGKRNTSLRSSEHGSLIGYAWFLYTHGRSEELVDPKIRATCNKREALRCIHVAMLCVQDSAAERPNMAAVLLMLESDTATLPVPRQPTFTTSTRRNSMDVNFALDSSQQYIVSSNEITSTVVLGR; from the exons ATGAAAATCATCTTCCGCAAAACCCTAGTTTCATTTcctctcttcatcttcttatTCCTCTACGAATCTTCCACGGCTCAAGATACAATCAGAAGAGGCGAGTTTCTTAGAGACGGCTCTACTCACAAACCTTTAGTCTCTCCACAAAAAACATTCGAGCTCGGTTTCTTCACTCCCGGATCCTCCACTGGTCGGTATCTAGGAATCTGGTACGGAAACATCGAAGACAAAGCTGTCGTCTGGGTAGCAAACAGAGAAAACCCTATTTCCGACCAATCTGGAGTTCTTACAATAAGCAACGACGGTAACCTCGTGTTACTAAACGGACAAAACATAACTGTCTGGTCTTCAAACATCACATCGACCAACAACGACAACAACAGAGTCGGATCTATACGTGATACAGGGAACTTCGAGTTGATAGAAGTTACCTCAGAGAGAGTCATCTGGGAGAGTTTCAACCACCCAACGGATACGTTCTTGCCTAACATGAGAGTTCGCGTGAACCCCCAAACCGGAGATAACCTCGCTTTCGTCTCGTGGAGATCAGAGAACGACCCTTCTCCTGGTAACTTCTCGTTAGGTGTTGATCCTTCAGGAGCGCCAGAGATCGTTCTCTGGGGGAGAAACAACACGAGGAGATGGAGAAGCGGGCAGTGGAACTCAGCTATCTTCACGGGGATACCTAACATGGCTCTGTTAACGAACTATCTCTACGGGTTCAAGCTCTCTTCTCCGCCGGATGAAACAGGTAGCGTGTACTTCACGTATGTTCCTTCAGACCCATCGGTTTTACTTAGGTTTAAGGTTCTTCATAATGGAACCGAAGAGGAGTTGAGATGGAACGAGACTTCCAAGAGATGGACTAAGTTTCAGGCTGCTCCAGAGAGTGAGTGTGATAAGTACAACCGTTGTGGGAGTTTCGGTATATGTAACATGAAAGGAGATAATGGGATCTGTAGCTGTGTTGACGGTTATGAGCCAGTTTCGGTAGGGAACTGGAGTAGAGGTTGTAGGAGGAGAACACCGTTGAAGTGTGAGAGGAGGAACGTTAGTAATGTTGGAGAGGATGAGTTCTTGACTTTGAAGTCTGTGAAGCTGCCTGATTTTGAAACTCCTGAGCATagtcttgctgatcctgaggaGTGTAAAGATAGGTGTCTGAATAATTGTTCGTGCACTGCTTTTACTTTTGTTAATGGTATTGGATGCATGATTTGGAACCAAGACTTGGTGGACTTGCAGCAGTTTGAAGCTGGTGGATCTTCCCTTCATGTCCGTCTTGCTGATTCTGAAATAGGAGAGAGCAAGAAAACCAAGATTGTGGTGATTGTGGCTGTTCTTGCTGGTGTGGTTTTGTTAGGTATCTTTGCTCTGCTTCTATGGAGATTCAAGAGAAAGAAAG ATGTTTCAGGAACATATTGTGGTCATGACGCTGATACATCGGTTGTTGTTGATATGACCAAGACCAAAGACACAACAGCAGCGTTTACAGGATCAGTGGACATAATGATTGAAGGAAAAGCAGTTAACACATCAGAGTTGCCAGTGTTCTGTTTGAACGTTATAGTGAAAGCTACTAATGACTTCAGCAGAGAGAATGAGCTCGGAAGAGGCGGATTCGGACCAGTCTACAAG GGTGTACTTGAAGATGGACAAGAGATAGCTGTGAAGAGATTGTCTGGTAAATCTGGACAAGGAGTTGATGAGTTCAAGAATGAGATCATTCTCATAGCCAAGCTTCAACATAGGAATCTTGTGAGATTACTTGGTTGTTGCTTTGAGGGGGAAGAGAAAATGCTTGTGTATGAGTATATGCCTAACAAAAGCTTAGACTTCTTCATCTTCG ATGAAACGAAACAAGGGTTAGTAGACGGGAAACTTCGGTTTGCGATCATTGAAGGGATAGCAAGAGGGTTGCTTTATCTTCACAGAGATTCAAGGTTGAGAATCATTCATAGAGATTTGAAAGTTAGCAATGTGTTGTTAGATGGAGAGATGATTCCAAAGATCTCAGATTTTGGTATGGCTAGGATCTTTGGTGGTAACCAAAATGAAGCTAACACAGTTCGCGTCGTTGGAACTTA TGGATACATGTCTCCAGAATACGCTATGGAAGGACTTTTCTCGGTCAAGTCCGATGTTTACAGCTTTGGTGTCTTGTTGTTAGAGATCATAAGTGGGAAGAGGAACACAAGTCTTAGATCTTCTGAACATGGAAGTCTCATTGGTTAT GCTTGGTTTCTGTATACACATGGGAGATCAGAGGAGCTTGTGGATCCAAAGATAAGGGCCACGTGCAATAAGCGTGAGGCCTTGAGATGTATACATGTGGCGATGCTATGTGTTCAAGACTCGGCTGCGGAGAGACCCAACATGGCTGCAGTTTTGTTGATGTTAGAGAGTGACACAGCGACGCTACCTGTGCCAAGGCAACCAACGTTTACTACTTCCACCAGAAGGAACTCCATGGATGTCAACTTTGCTCTTGATTCAAGCcaacaatatattgtttcttCTAATGAGATCACTTCCACTGTTGTTCTTGGTCGAtag